Proteins from a genomic interval of Lonchura striata isolate bLonStr1 chromosome 21, bLonStr1.mat, whole genome shotgun sequence:
- the LOC110479072 gene encoding glucosidase 2 subunit beta, with translation MDFGPEGEFSYLYNQCWELATSEYLYRLCPFQRVTQRPKNGGAETSLGLWGSWAGPEGDKFGAQKYEGGTGCWQGPTRATTVSLRCGALTALRAALEPSRCEYLLELETPAACREPPGHEEHDEL, from the exons atggattttgggcCCGAGGGGGAATTCTCCTACCTGTACaaccagtgctgggagctggccACCAGCGA GTACCTGTACCGCCTCTGCCCCTTCCAGCGCGTCACCCAGAGACCCAAAAACGGCGGCGCCGAGACCAGCCTGGG GCTCTGGGGCTCCTGGGCGGGGCCCGAAGGTGACAAATTCGGGGCTCAGAAATACGAGGGCGGCACCGGCTGCTGGCAGGGCCCCACCCGGGCCACCACG gtgtccctgagGTGCGGGGCGCTGACGgcgctgcgggcggcgctggAGCCGAGTCGCTGCGAGtacctgctggagctggagacGCCCGCGGCctgccgggagccgccggggcaCGAGGAGCACGACGAGCTCTGA